The Lycium ferocissimum isolate CSIRO_LF1 chromosome 1, AGI_CSIRO_Lferr_CH_V1, whole genome shotgun sequence genome includes a region encoding these proteins:
- the LOC132060336 gene encoding serine/threonine-protein kinase BLUS1-like isoform X3, which translates to MSLIGHPNLIKAFCSFVVDHYLWVVMPFMAEGSCLHLMQIAYPDGFEEAVIGSILKETLKALEYLHQHGHIHRDVKAGNILLDTTGVVKLADFGVSACMFDSGDRQRSRNTFTGTPCWMAPEVLQPGTGYDFKADIWSFGITALELAHGHAPFSKYPPMKVLLMTINSAPPGLDYDRDKKFSKSFREMVAMCLVKDQTKRPTAERLLKHTFFKKVKPPELAVKKLFADLPSLWSRVKTLQLKDAAQLALKKMPSSVQEAISQSEYQRGVSAWNFDLEDLKFQASMVQDDDEIPEIREEDESMKSYMNYKENSLSGLNAGKPSLKQDIVSSEQGSVGEVTLAELDPDYQEEGGLKKYSSKTELPPLTSDKDAVQAKSRYQTAKACRSESGPLMPGVELSHSASERAGNFESRSKIENQQAERAHQVRRAPSFSGPLMLPNKASANSKSAPINSSGGLKDSSDDKSTANLVQIKGRFSVTSENVDLVKGSQLRKAASVGDWILESKQLPPSRIPKELGLDNIPASVLMPHLQNLFQQTSIQQDLIVNLLSSLQLSEAGDASQHGKSSPQCIAENNGSVDAAVSERERMLLVKISELQARMSSLTEELTAEKLKYMQLQQRLNGMSNQGEDWDRRGSES; encoded by the exons ATGAGTTTAATCGGCCATCCAAATTTAATAAAAGCATTTTGTTCATTCGTTGTTGATCACTACCTTTGGGTGGTGATGCCCTTCATGGCTGAGGGTTCTTGTCTGCACCTCATGCAAATAGCATATCCGGATGGATTTGAAGAAGCTGTAATTGGTTCTATCTTGAAAGAAACTCTTAAGGCTTTGGAATATCTCCACCAACATGGGCACATTCATCGAGATGTTAAG GCTGGGAATATATTGCTGGACACTACTGGGGTAGTAAAGCTCGCCGACTTTGGTGTTTCTGCATGCATGTTTGACAGTGGTGATAGGCAGCGTTCTAGGAATACCTTTACTGGAACTCCATGCTG GATGGCACCGGAAGTTTTGCAGCCTGGAACTGGATATGATTTCAA GGCTGACATTTGGTCATTTGGAATAACTGCCTTAGAGTTGGCTCATGGTCATGCACCATTTTCAAAGTACCCTCCAATGAAG GTTCTATTGATGACCATAAATAGTGCTCCTCCTGGACTTGATTATGACCGTGATAAGAAATTCTCAAAG TCATTCAGGGAAATGGTTGCCATGTGCTTGGTGAAAGATCAAACTAAAAGGCCAACTGCTGAAAGATTGTTGAAAcacacttttttcaaaaaagttaaGCCTCCAGAGCTTGCTGTAAAGAAACTGTTTGCCGACTTACCATCACTGTGGAGTCGAGTAAAAACCCTCCAG CTTAAAGATGCTGCACAACTAGCCTTGAAGAAAATGCCTTCATCCGTGCAGGAAGCAATATCACAG AGTGAATACCAACGAGGTGTTAGTGCCTGGAACTTTGATCTGGAGGATTTAAAGTTTCAAGCTTCAATG GTGCAAGATGATGACGAAATACCAGAGATTAGGGAAGAAGATGAAAGCATGAAATCTTATATGAACTATAAG GAGAATTCACTTTCTGGACTAAATGCTGGAAAACCATCCTTAAAACAAGATATCGTTTCCAG TGAACAAGGAAGTGTTGGTGAAGTGACATTAGCTGAACTGGATCCCGACTATCAGGAGGAAGGTGGACTGAAGAAGTATTCATCAAAAACAGAACTGCCACCCCTTACCTCAGACAAAGACGCAGTGCAGGCCAAGAGTAGATATCAAACAGCAAAAGCTTGTCGAAGTGAGAGTGGACCACTTATGCCAGGTGTTGAGCTAAGTCATTCGGCATCAGAAAGAGCTGGCAACTTTGAAAG CAGAAGTAAGATTGAAAACCAACAAGCGGAAAGAGCTCATCAAGTACGAAGAGCGCCCAGCTTTAGTGGCCCTTTAATGCTTCCAAACAAAGCTTCAGCAAATAGTAAATCAGCTCCAATTAACTCATCTGGGG GACTCAAAGATTCTTCGGATGACAAGTCAACGGCCAACTTGGTTCAAATAAAAGGGAGGTTTTCTGTGACATCAGAAAATGTAGATCTTGTAAAG GGGTCACAATTGAGGAAGGCTGCTAGTGTAGGAGACTGGATATTGGAATCTAAACAGCTG CCTCCCAGTCGAATACCAAAGGAGCTTGGCCTTGATAATATTCCTGCCTCAGTTCTGATGCCTCACcttcaaaatctttttcaaCAGACATCAATCCAACAG GATCTAATTGTGAATCTGTTGAGTAGCTTGCAACTATCAGAGGCAGGAGATG CTTCGCAACATGGGAAGTCATCTCCACAGTGTATTGCAGAGAATAATGGAAGT GTCGATGCAGCTGTTTCTGAGAGGGAGCGCATGTTGCTAGTCAAAATATCTGAGCTTCAAGCTAG GATGAGTAGCTTGACGGAGGAATTAACAGCTGAAAAACTAAAATACATGCAG TTGCAACAGCGGCTAAATGGCATGTCAAATCAAGGGGAAGATTGGGACAGGAGAGGGTCGGAATCTTGA
- the LOC132060317 gene encoding uncharacterized protein LOC132060317 isoform X1 yields the protein MATLSFSSPPSSSSSLPTLRKSPILPSNSSFYPSLPQFPKPLSLKTLTPKFTISAVTTAAAAAGETSQTLKTRLKNGETLYGIFLLSFSPTLAEIAGLSGYDYAVIDMEHGHGGISDALPCLHALAATCTPAIIRIPESSATWAKKALDLGPQGIMFPMIDGPKSARKAVSYCRFPPNGIRGSAHTVVRASGYGINEGYLSNYADELLIMCQVECADGVKKIEEIAGVDGVDCIQMGPLDLSASLGYLWDPGNKKVREMMNVAEKGVLKRVPGDGGAYLSGFAMPFDGPEKLKSRGYHMVSGAVDIGMFRSAAVEDVKKFKMSLVDGDDDEKDCKDGEEKYWSE from the exons ATGGccactctctctttctcttctcccccttcttcttcttcctcactCCCAACTCTCAGAAAATCCCCAATTCTCCCTTCTAATTCctcattttacccttcactCCCCCAATTCCCCAAACCCTTATCCCTCAAAACCCTAACCCCCAAATTCACCATCTCCGCCGTCaccaccgccgccgccgccgccggAGAAACCTCACAAACCCTAAAAACTCGCCTGAAAAACGGCGAAACACTGTACGGAATATTCCTGTTAAGCTTCTCACCAACCCTAGCGGAAATCGCCGGACTTTCCGGCTACGATTACGCCGTAATCGACATGGAACACGGCCACGGTGGCATCTCCGATGCGCTACCGTGTCTACACGCATTAGCCGCCACGTGTACACCGGCTATTATCCGAATCCCTGAATCATCTGCCACGTGGGCTAAGAAAGCACTAGATCTCGGCCCGCAAGGGATCATGTTTCCCATGATTGACGGGCCTAAATCGGCCCGAAAAGCAGTTTCTTATTGCCGTTTCCCTCCTAATGGGATACGTGGATCTGCTCATACTGTTGTTCGGGCTTCGGGTTATGGAATTAATGAAGGGTATTTAAGTAATTACGCTGATGAGCTCCTTATTATGTGTCAG GTTGAATGTGCTGATGGTGttaagaagattgaagaaataGCGGGAGTTGATGGTGTTGATTGTATTCAAATGGGACCGTTAGATTTGAGTGCGAGTTTAGGGTATTTATGGGATCCAGGGAATAAGAAAGTTAGGGAAATGATGAATGTAGCTGAAAAAGGGGTGTTGAAACGGGTTCCGGGTGATGGTGGGGCTTATTTGAGTGGATTTGCAATGCCGTTTGATGGGCCTGAGAAGTTGAAATCAAGAGGGTATCATATGGTTAGTGGAGCTGTGGATATTGGGATGTTTAGAAGTGCGGCTGTGGAGGATGTAAAGAAATTTAAGATGAGTTTGgttgatggtgatgatgatgaaaagGATTGTAAAGATGGTGAAGAGAAGTACTGGAgtgaataa
- the LOC132060317 gene encoding uncharacterized protein LOC132060317 isoform X2 → MIFSLSLVLLFGFWVLGYGINEGYLSNYADELLIMCQVECADGVKKIEEIAGVDGVDCIQMGPLDLSASLGYLWDPGNKKVREMMNVAEKGVLKRVPGDGGAYLSGFAMPFDGPEKLKSRGYHMVSGAVDIGMFRSAAVEDVKKFKMSLVDGDDDEKDCKDGEEKYWSE, encoded by the exons atgattttttCGCTTTCGTTAGTACTGTTGTTTgggttttgggttttgggttATGGAATTAATGAAGGGTATTTAAGTAATTACGCTGATGAGCTCCTTATTATGTGTCAG GTTGAATGTGCTGATGGTGttaagaagattgaagaaataGCGGGAGTTGATGGTGTTGATTGTATTCAAATGGGACCGTTAGATTTGAGTGCGAGTTTAGGGTATTTATGGGATCCAGGGAATAAGAAAGTTAGGGAAATGATGAATGTAGCTGAAAAAGGGGTGTTGAAACGGGTTCCGGGTGATGGTGGGGCTTATTTGAGTGGATTTGCAATGCCGTTTGATGGGCCTGAGAAGTTGAAATCAAGAGGGTATCATATGGTTAGTGGAGCTGTGGATATTGGGATGTTTAGAAGTGCGGCTGTGGAGGATGTAAAGAAATTTAAGATGAGTTTGgttgatggtgatgatgatgaaaagGATTGTAAAGATGGTGAAGAGAAGTACTGGAgtgaataa
- the LOC132060336 gene encoding serine/threonine-protein kinase BLUS1-like isoform X1, with protein MGGGQKSNYSLNPKDYKLLEEVGYGASATVYRTVYLPSNEVVAVKCLDLDRCNSNLDDIRREAQTMSLIGHPNLIKAFCSFVVDHYLWVVMPFMAEGSCLHLMQIAYPDGFEEAVIGSILKETLKALEYLHQHGHIHRDVKAGNILLDTTGVVKLADFGVSACMFDSGDRQRSRNTFTGTPCWMAPEVLQPGTGYDFKADIWSFGITALELAHGHAPFSKYPPMKVLLMTINSAPPGLDYDRDKKFSKSFREMVAMCLVKDQTKRPTAERLLKHTFFKKVKPPELAVKKLFADLPSLWSRVKTLQLKDAAQLALKKMPSSVQEAISQSEYQRGVSAWNFDLEDLKFQASMVQDDDEIPEIREEDESMKSYMNYKENSLSGLNAGKPSLKQDIVSSEQGSVGEVTLAELDPDYQEEGGLKKYSSKTELPPLTSDKDAVQAKSRYQTAKACRSESGPLMPGVELSHSASERAGNFESRSKIENQQAERAHQVRRAPSFSGPLMLPNKASANSKSAPINSSGGLKDSSDDKSTANLVQIKGRFSVTSENVDLVKGSQLRKAASVGDWILESKQLPPSRIPKELGLDNIPASVLMPHLQNLFQQTSIQQDLIVNLLSSLQLSEAGDASQHGKSSPQCIAENNGSVDAAVSERERMLLVKISELQARMSSLTEELTAEKLKYMQLQQRLNGMSNQGEDWDRRGSES; from the exons GATGATATTCGCAGGGAAGCTCAAACAATGAGTTTAATCGGCCATCCAAATTTAATAAAAGCATTTTGTTCATTCGTTGTTGATCACTACCTTTGGGTGGTGATGCCCTTCATGGCTGAGGGTTCTTGTCTGCACCTCATGCAAATAGCATATCCGGATGGATTTGAAGAAGCTGTAATTGGTTCTATCTTGAAAGAAACTCTTAAGGCTTTGGAATATCTCCACCAACATGGGCACATTCATCGAGATGTTAAG GCTGGGAATATATTGCTGGACACTACTGGGGTAGTAAAGCTCGCCGACTTTGGTGTTTCTGCATGCATGTTTGACAGTGGTGATAGGCAGCGTTCTAGGAATACCTTTACTGGAACTCCATGCTG GATGGCACCGGAAGTTTTGCAGCCTGGAACTGGATATGATTTCAA GGCTGACATTTGGTCATTTGGAATAACTGCCTTAGAGTTGGCTCATGGTCATGCACCATTTTCAAAGTACCCTCCAATGAAG GTTCTATTGATGACCATAAATAGTGCTCCTCCTGGACTTGATTATGACCGTGATAAGAAATTCTCAAAG TCATTCAGGGAAATGGTTGCCATGTGCTTGGTGAAAGATCAAACTAAAAGGCCAACTGCTGAAAGATTGTTGAAAcacacttttttcaaaaaagttaaGCCTCCAGAGCTTGCTGTAAAGAAACTGTTTGCCGACTTACCATCACTGTGGAGTCGAGTAAAAACCCTCCAG CTTAAAGATGCTGCACAACTAGCCTTGAAGAAAATGCCTTCATCCGTGCAGGAAGCAATATCACAG AGTGAATACCAACGAGGTGTTAGTGCCTGGAACTTTGATCTGGAGGATTTAAAGTTTCAAGCTTCAATG GTGCAAGATGATGACGAAATACCAGAGATTAGGGAAGAAGATGAAAGCATGAAATCTTATATGAACTATAAG GAGAATTCACTTTCTGGACTAAATGCTGGAAAACCATCCTTAAAACAAGATATCGTTTCCAG TGAACAAGGAAGTGTTGGTGAAGTGACATTAGCTGAACTGGATCCCGACTATCAGGAGGAAGGTGGACTGAAGAAGTATTCATCAAAAACAGAACTGCCACCCCTTACCTCAGACAAAGACGCAGTGCAGGCCAAGAGTAGATATCAAACAGCAAAAGCTTGTCGAAGTGAGAGTGGACCACTTATGCCAGGTGTTGAGCTAAGTCATTCGGCATCAGAAAGAGCTGGCAACTTTGAAAG CAGAAGTAAGATTGAAAACCAACAAGCGGAAAGAGCTCATCAAGTACGAAGAGCGCCCAGCTTTAGTGGCCCTTTAATGCTTCCAAACAAAGCTTCAGCAAATAGTAAATCAGCTCCAATTAACTCATCTGGGG GACTCAAAGATTCTTCGGATGACAAGTCAACGGCCAACTTGGTTCAAATAAAAGGGAGGTTTTCTGTGACATCAGAAAATGTAGATCTTGTAAAG GGGTCACAATTGAGGAAGGCTGCTAGTGTAGGAGACTGGATATTGGAATCTAAACAGCTG CCTCCCAGTCGAATACCAAAGGAGCTTGGCCTTGATAATATTCCTGCCTCAGTTCTGATGCCTCACcttcaaaatctttttcaaCAGACATCAATCCAACAG GATCTAATTGTGAATCTGTTGAGTAGCTTGCAACTATCAGAGGCAGGAGATG CTTCGCAACATGGGAAGTCATCTCCACAGTGTATTGCAGAGAATAATGGAAGT GTCGATGCAGCTGTTTCTGAGAGGGAGCGCATGTTGCTAGTCAAAATATCTGAGCTTCAAGCTAG GATGAGTAGCTTGACGGAGGAATTAACAGCTGAAAAACTAAAATACATGCAG TTGCAACAGCGGCTAAATGGCATGTCAAATCAAGGGGAAGATTGGGACAGGAGAGGGTCGGAATCTTGA
- the LOC132060336 gene encoding serine/threonine-protein kinase BLUS1-like isoform X2 — translation MGGGQKSNYSLNPKDYKLLEEVGYGASATVYRTVYLPSNEVVAVKCLDLDRCNSNLDDIRREAQTMSLIGHPNLIKAFCSFVVDHYLWVVMPFMAEGSCLHLMQIAYPDGFEEAVIGSILKETLKALEYLHQHGHIHRDVKAGNILLDTTGVVKLADFGVSACMFDSGDRQRSRNTFTGTPCWMAPEVLQPGTGYDFKADIWSFGITALELAHGHAPFSKYPPMKVLLMTINSAPPGLDYDRDKKFSKSFREMVAMCLVKDQTKRPTAERLLKHTFFKKVKPPELAVKKLFADLPSLWSRVKTLQLKDAAQLALKKMPSSVQEAISQSEYQRGVSAWNFDLEDLKFQASMVQDDDEIPEIREEDESMKSYMNYKENSLSGLNAGKPSLKQDIVSSEQGSVGEVTLAELDPDYQEEGGLKKYSSKTELPPLTSDKDAVQAKSRYQTAKACRSESGPLMPGVELSHSASERAGNFERSKIENQQAERAHQVRRAPSFSGPLMLPNKASANSKSAPINSSGGLKDSSDDKSTANLVQIKGRFSVTSENVDLVKGSQLRKAASVGDWILESKQLPPSRIPKELGLDNIPASVLMPHLQNLFQQTSIQQDLIVNLLSSLQLSEAGDASQHGKSSPQCIAENNGSVDAAVSERERMLLVKISELQARMSSLTEELTAEKLKYMQLQQRLNGMSNQGEDWDRRGSES, via the exons GATGATATTCGCAGGGAAGCTCAAACAATGAGTTTAATCGGCCATCCAAATTTAATAAAAGCATTTTGTTCATTCGTTGTTGATCACTACCTTTGGGTGGTGATGCCCTTCATGGCTGAGGGTTCTTGTCTGCACCTCATGCAAATAGCATATCCGGATGGATTTGAAGAAGCTGTAATTGGTTCTATCTTGAAAGAAACTCTTAAGGCTTTGGAATATCTCCACCAACATGGGCACATTCATCGAGATGTTAAG GCTGGGAATATATTGCTGGACACTACTGGGGTAGTAAAGCTCGCCGACTTTGGTGTTTCTGCATGCATGTTTGACAGTGGTGATAGGCAGCGTTCTAGGAATACCTTTACTGGAACTCCATGCTG GATGGCACCGGAAGTTTTGCAGCCTGGAACTGGATATGATTTCAA GGCTGACATTTGGTCATTTGGAATAACTGCCTTAGAGTTGGCTCATGGTCATGCACCATTTTCAAAGTACCCTCCAATGAAG GTTCTATTGATGACCATAAATAGTGCTCCTCCTGGACTTGATTATGACCGTGATAAGAAATTCTCAAAG TCATTCAGGGAAATGGTTGCCATGTGCTTGGTGAAAGATCAAACTAAAAGGCCAACTGCTGAAAGATTGTTGAAAcacacttttttcaaaaaagttaaGCCTCCAGAGCTTGCTGTAAAGAAACTGTTTGCCGACTTACCATCACTGTGGAGTCGAGTAAAAACCCTCCAG CTTAAAGATGCTGCACAACTAGCCTTGAAGAAAATGCCTTCATCCGTGCAGGAAGCAATATCACAG AGTGAATACCAACGAGGTGTTAGTGCCTGGAACTTTGATCTGGAGGATTTAAAGTTTCAAGCTTCAATG GTGCAAGATGATGACGAAATACCAGAGATTAGGGAAGAAGATGAAAGCATGAAATCTTATATGAACTATAAG GAGAATTCACTTTCTGGACTAAATGCTGGAAAACCATCCTTAAAACAAGATATCGTTTCCAG TGAACAAGGAAGTGTTGGTGAAGTGACATTAGCTGAACTGGATCCCGACTATCAGGAGGAAGGTGGACTGAAGAAGTATTCATCAAAAACAGAACTGCCACCCCTTACCTCAGACAAAGACGCAGTGCAGGCCAAGAGTAGATATCAAACAGCAAAAGCTTGTCGAAGTGAGAGTGGACCACTTATGCCAGGTGTTGAGCTAAGTCATTCGGCATCAGAAAGAGCTGGCAACTTTGAAAG AAGTAAGATTGAAAACCAACAAGCGGAAAGAGCTCATCAAGTACGAAGAGCGCCCAGCTTTAGTGGCCCTTTAATGCTTCCAAACAAAGCTTCAGCAAATAGTAAATCAGCTCCAATTAACTCATCTGGGG GACTCAAAGATTCTTCGGATGACAAGTCAACGGCCAACTTGGTTCAAATAAAAGGGAGGTTTTCTGTGACATCAGAAAATGTAGATCTTGTAAAG GGGTCACAATTGAGGAAGGCTGCTAGTGTAGGAGACTGGATATTGGAATCTAAACAGCTG CCTCCCAGTCGAATACCAAAGGAGCTTGGCCTTGATAATATTCCTGCCTCAGTTCTGATGCCTCACcttcaaaatctttttcaaCAGACATCAATCCAACAG GATCTAATTGTGAATCTGTTGAGTAGCTTGCAACTATCAGAGGCAGGAGATG CTTCGCAACATGGGAAGTCATCTCCACAGTGTATTGCAGAGAATAATGGAAGT GTCGATGCAGCTGTTTCTGAGAGGGAGCGCATGTTGCTAGTCAAAATATCTGAGCTTCAAGCTAG GATGAGTAGCTTGACGGAGGAATTAACAGCTGAAAAACTAAAATACATGCAG TTGCAACAGCGGCTAAATGGCATGTCAAATCAAGGGGAAGATTGGGACAGGAGAGGGTCGGAATCTTGA
- the LOC132060288 gene encoding protein yippee-like At4g27745 — translation MAEVIGPRLYSCCNCKNEVALHDDIISKAFQGRNGRAFLFSHAMNIELGPKEDRHLMTGLHTVADVHCCDCREVLGWKYERAYEETQKYKEGKFVLEKSKIVKENW, via the exons ATGGCTGAGGTGATTGGCCCTAGATTGTATAGTTGCTGCAATTGTAAGAATGAAGTTGCACTTCACGATGACATCATTTCAAAGGCCTTTCAG GGAAGAAATGGTCGGGCATTTTTGTTCTCTCATGCAATGAACATAGAGTTGGGGCCAAAAGAGGATAGGCATCTCATGACCGGTCTCCATACAGTCGCTGATGTCCATTGTTGCGACTGTCGTGAGGTTCTTGGATGGAAATATGAGCGAGCCTATGAAGAGACGCAAAAGTACAAGGAAGGGAAATTCgtacttgaaaagtcaaaaatcGTCAAGGAAAACTGGTAG
- the LOC132060317 gene encoding uncharacterized protein LOC132060317 isoform X3: MCQVECADGVKKIEEIAGVDGVDCIQMGPLDLSASLGYLWDPGNKKVREMMNVAEKGVLKRVPGDGGAYLSGFAMPFDGPEKLKSRGYHMVSGAVDIGMFRSAAVEDVKKFKMSLVDGDDDEKDCKDGEEKYWSE; the protein is encoded by the exons ATGTGTCAG GTTGAATGTGCTGATGGTGttaagaagattgaagaaataGCGGGAGTTGATGGTGTTGATTGTATTCAAATGGGACCGTTAGATTTGAGTGCGAGTTTAGGGTATTTATGGGATCCAGGGAATAAGAAAGTTAGGGAAATGATGAATGTAGCTGAAAAAGGGGTGTTGAAACGGGTTCCGGGTGATGGTGGGGCTTATTTGAGTGGATTTGCAATGCCGTTTGATGGGCCTGAGAAGTTGAAATCAAGAGGGTATCATATGGTTAGTGGAGCTGTGGATATTGGGATGTTTAGAAGTGCGGCTGTGGAGGATGTAAAGAAATTTAAGATGAGTTTGgttgatggtgatgatgatgaaaagGATTGTAAAGATGGTGAAGAGAAGTACTGGAgtgaataa